GCTGTAACCCCCAAACCAGCACCCCCGCCGCCTCCACCACCCAAAGGTCTATTGGCTGAGTTTGTGGACTTTATAGGCAAATATGGGGTTCTAGGTCTGGCTGTCGGCTTCGTTATTGGTTTATATGTAGGTAAAGTCGTCTCTGCGCTCGTAACAGATATCATAATGCCTATTCCAGGCGCCTTCCTGCCTAGTGGTGATTGGAGGAAGGCTGTGGTCAGTATACCGGTTGGGAATGGAATAAACCTCGCCATAGGTGACTTTGTAGGCGTATTAATTGACTTCATAATAGTTGCGTTCGTAGTCTTCTTGATAGCCAGATACGCGCGGAAAATGGGAATAAAGTAGTTCCCTTAACCTAATTTGGCAGATACATAAACCCGGCATTCCTCCCACCATACGCATTAATATGTCATTTGGGAGGCTTTCAGTTTAAGCCTCAGATGAAAGAATCATCCAAACCGCTGCTGCTTTCATCTTTCTGTTGCAGTGGTCTCATTGGTACTGTGCCTCAATCTGGGTGCATCATCCTTGAAGTTACGTAAGGCTAATTTATGCGAAGATCTTCTCAGAACCAGTGCGGGTGAAGATGGTGGGCGAATACTCTGAGAGAAAGCTTATAGAGATCTTGAAGGTGCTCAGCGAACACAGAGAGCCTGTGGGCGCCCGTCTTGTGGCTAATGAACTCATGAGGAGAGGGTTCAGACTTGACGAGCGGACGGTGAGGTATCATCTGAAGATATTGGATGAAAGAGGCCTTACAGAGAACTTTGGCTATGAGGGGCGTGTGATAACA
This genomic interval from Candidatus Bathyarchaeia archaeon contains the following:
- a CDS encoding MscL family protein; this encodes MFQSFIQRDQAYYSRCVMSLEQEILDELRKIREAVTPKPAPPPPPPPKGLLAEFVDFIGKYGVLGLAVGFVIGLYVGKVVSALVTDIIMPIPGAFLPSGDWRKAVVSIPVGNGINLAIGDFVGVLIDFIIVAFVVFLIARYARKMGIK